In a genomic window of Corynebacterium choanae:
- a CDS encoding LmeA family phospholipid-binding protein → MKRSTSSIVWTVLLVIVLLLIGGVVAGEFIARNAVTNQVKQQFYAQQPAIAGGEQAPEPTVELSNTPLLWSLVTKELPHLAITTPETLAITYPDGEDGLPQIAGLPASQVTIDDLDLHNMNDPVAGHITVTTAVPDSMLLAQAKQEMEAQYRQAGDGLAGKLLRKVVRVTDVDGNPQTETLDIVFTDGAATLGLRPVVAQGQLTFVADKARLLGFDIPAQITDALTETMAQQAAGFSVDGLRFQAVDVTDDAMQLTLEGSNIPLRSINAEL, encoded by the coding sequence ATGAAACGATCTACTTCTTCAATTGTGTGGACAGTGTTGCTGGTTATTGTGCTGCTGCTAATCGGCGGTGTGGTTGCCGGCGAATTTATCGCCCGGAATGCGGTAACCAACCAGGTAAAGCAACAGTTTTACGCACAGCAGCCGGCGATCGCCGGCGGGGAGCAAGCGCCGGAACCTACCGTTGAGCTCAGCAACACGCCGCTGTTGTGGTCACTGGTAACTAAGGAACTTCCGCATTTGGCGATCACCACCCCAGAGACCTTGGCGATCACCTACCCCGATGGGGAAGACGGCCTTCCCCAAATCGCTGGTTTGCCAGCATCCCAGGTCACTATCGATGATCTTGATCTGCACAATATGAATGATCCGGTTGCCGGCCATATTACGGTCACCACGGCGGTGCCAGATTCCATGCTGTTGGCGCAGGCTAAACAAGAAATGGAAGCCCAATATCGGCAAGCGGGTGATGGGCTGGCCGGAAAATTACTCCGCAAGGTGGTGCGGGTCACTGATGTGGATGGCAATCCACAAACCGAGACGCTCGACATTGTATTTACCGATGGGGCTGCTACGTTGGGGCTGCGGCCGGTAGTCGCGCAAGGACAGTTGACCTTTGTCGCCGATAAGGCACGGCTACTCGGGTTTGATATTCCGGCACAGATCACTGATGCACTCACCGAAACAATGGCGCAGCAGGCGGCAGGGTTTTCTGTGGACGGACTACGTTTCCAGGCCGTCGATGTTACCGATGATGCGATGCAGCTGACGTTAGAGGGCAGCAATATTCCCCTACGGAGTATCAACGCCGAGTTGTAG
- a CDS encoding class I SAM-dependent methyltransferase, with amino-acid sequence MAYHGHNQRASFATRGPIGAITRGTTNSNRLRRCDRWMRYNLEIQQLLLHADAPLAIDVGYGASHTTTCQWARWLRQIRPDIAVLGLEIHPDRVLPPRDGVEFALGGFELAGHRPHLVRAWNVLRQYDVAQVEQAWATVTRNMADGGRFIEGTCDELGRRATWITLTQDGPETLTLAWDPQTLARPSDIAERLPKALIHCNTEGFAIHAVLKQLDQAWLAAAATAPFGPRFRWQATLQLLAEQGLPFRHPRRAIRDNLITLDWSLVNGRISG; translated from the coding sequence GTGGCATATCATGGCCATAACCAGCGGGCATCGTTTGCCACCCGTGGCCCGATAGGTGCCATCACCCGCGGCACGACCAACAGTAATCGGCTGCGGCGCTGCGACAGGTGGATGCGCTACAACCTTGAGATTCAACAGCTGCTGCTGCACGCTGACGCGCCGCTTGCCATCGATGTGGGCTATGGGGCGTCACACACCACAACCTGTCAATGGGCCAGGTGGCTGCGCCAAATCCGTCCCGATATTGCGGTGCTTGGGTTAGAGATCCATCCCGATCGGGTCCTACCACCCCGCGACGGTGTCGAATTTGCGCTTGGCGGCTTTGAGCTGGCCGGCCACCGGCCGCACCTTGTCCGTGCCTGGAATGTGCTGCGGCAATATGATGTCGCCCAAGTTGAACAAGCCTGGGCGACTGTAACCCGCAATATGGCCGATGGTGGCCGGTTTATCGAAGGGACCTGCGACGAACTCGGGCGTCGTGCCACCTGGATTACGTTAACTCAAGACGGGCCTGAAACCTTGACCTTGGCGTGGGATCCACAGACTCTTGCCCGGCCAAGTGATATTGCTGAACGACTGCCGAAGGCGTTAATTCACTGCAATACGGAAGGCTTCGCAATCCATGCGGTGCTTAAGCAGCTCGACCAAGCGTGGCTAGCTGCTGCGGCAACTGCCCCATTTGGGCCACGGTTTCGCTGGCAGGCAACGTTACAACTGCTCGCCGAGCAAGGTCTGCCTTTTCGTCATCCGCGTCGGGCAATCCGGGATAACCTCATCACCTTGGACTGGTCTTTGGTCAATGGCCGCATTAGCGGCTAG
- a CDS encoding DUF2505 domain-containing protein, with protein MSNRTETTVTLAFPPAKVAEALTSEAYWKYNVANLSSEPGEVHQFTTSEGGCEAVLYEVMPMELLPEAVRAMVSQSLKIKRVVTWNYLDTPAPTGNYTADVKGAPVDFAAEMSLTGDDNTTTITYQNVVNVNIPFMGSAIEPKVSEALDELTANEARLTETWIKENLA; from the coding sequence ATGTCGAATCGTACCGAAACAACCGTAACTCTTGCGTTCCCACCGGCTAAAGTTGCCGAAGCGCTCACCAGCGAAGCGTATTGGAAATATAATGTAGCCAATCTTTCTAGCGAACCAGGTGAAGTGCACCAGTTCACCACCAGTGAGGGCGGCTGTGAGGCCGTGCTGTATGAAGTGATGCCAATGGAGCTGCTCCCAGAGGCGGTGCGCGCTATGGTCAGCCAGTCGTTGAAGATTAAGCGGGTGGTCACCTGGAATTATTTGGACACCCCTGCCCCGACCGGTAATTACACCGCTGATGTGAAGGGGGCTCCTGTCGATTTCGCCGCTGAAATGTCGCTCACCGGTGACGACAACACCACCACCATCACCTATCAGAATGTGGTCAACGTCAACATTCCATTCATGGGTTCTGCGATTGAGCCGAAGGTCTCTGAGGCGCTCGACGAATTGACCGCGAACGAAGCACGCCTGACCGAAACTTGGATCAAGGAAAACCTGGCCTAG
- a CDS encoding TetR/AcrR family transcriptional regulator, whose amino-acid sequence MAVHNRAETEARLVDAARRVIIEAGFEGCTLERICSAAGFTRGAFYSNFSDKEALFTMLVVDEYSQIIERVNEVARDWDANQHDAGAEELLNLAATDDVQAQMAVYLAEIRQRVGMDRNFLILHNELLARAAREPKWALQFMEINREFVVGIGKILEMMLAEVGRVATKRSETLAQAVIGIAMRYTGVSVWKDHLQDLNPEHEVRGTLLELSDVLEMTVTLLHASSKPLDAAS is encoded by the coding sequence ATGGCTGTGCACAATCGCGCCGAAACCGAGGCACGACTCGTCGATGCCGCTCGACGAGTCATCATCGAAGCCGGGTTTGAAGGCTGCACCCTAGAGCGGATCTGTTCAGCGGCAGGATTTACCCGGGGCGCGTTCTATTCGAACTTCTCCGACAAAGAAGCATTGTTCACCATGCTGGTGGTTGACGAATACAGCCAGATTATTGAGCGAGTGAACGAAGTTGCCCGGGATTGGGACGCCAACCAGCATGACGCCGGCGCCGAAGAGCTCCTCAATCTTGCCGCCACCGATGACGTCCAGGCACAAATGGCGGTGTATTTGGCAGAGATTCGCCAACGGGTAGGTATGGATCGCAACTTCCTGATCCTGCACAACGAACTGCTTGCCCGCGCTGCCCGGGAGCCGAAGTGGGCACTGCAGTTCATGGAGATCAACCGGGAGTTTGTCGTTGGCATCGGTAAAATTTTAGAGATGATGCTTGCCGAAGTTGGTCGTGTCGCCACCAAACGCAGCGAAACCCTCGCCCAGGCTGTCATCGGGATTGCTATGCGCTACACCGGGGTGAGCGTGTGGAAAGACCATCTGCAAGACCTCAACCCTGAACATGAGGTGCGGGGCACCCTCCTGGAGCTTTCCGATGTTCTTGAGATGACTGTGACGCTGCTGCACGCATCTTCGAAACCCTTAGATGCCGCAAGCTAG